The Oryctolagus cuniculus chromosome 4, mOryCun1.1, whole genome shotgun sequence genomic sequence ACCATCATGGGAAACCTGGGACTCATTGCTCTCATTTGGAGTGACCCTCACCTTCATATTCCCATGTACTTGTTCCTTGGGAGTTTAGCCTTGGTGGATACTTGGTTATCATCCACAGTGACTCCAAAGATACTGGTCAACTTGTTATCCAAGAGTAAGATAATATCTCTCTCAGAATGCatgatacaatttttttcttttgcaatcaGTGCAACCACAGAATGTTTTCTGTTGGCAACAATGGCTTATGATCGCTATGTAGCCATATGCAAACCATTACTTTATCCAGTGATTATGGACAATGGACTATGCATTCGGCTGTTAGTCTTGTCATTTGGGGGTGGCTTTATTCATGCCTTAATTCATGAAAGTTTTCTATTGAGATTAACCTTCTGTCATTCCAACGTAGTATATCACTTTTATTGTGATATTATACCATTGTTAAAAATTTCTTGTACTGATCCTTCTGTTAATATtctaatgctttttattttctctggttCAATTCAGGTATTCACCATTGTAACAATTCTTGTCTCTTATACATTTATTCTCTTTgcaatcttaagaaagaaatctgaaaaggGCTTAAGGAAAGCTTTCTCCACCTGTGGATCCCATCTCTTGTCTGTCTGTTTGTATTATGGTCCTCTTCTCTTCATGTATGTTCGCCCTACATCTTCAGACACAAATGATCAGGATATGATCTTCTCTCTGTTTTACACTGTCATAATTCCTGTGCTAAATCCAATTATCTACAGTCTGAGAAATAAGAAAGTCATAGACTCACTTTCCAAAAGTTTAAAGAGAAATGTATAGATCTCATACAAAtatagggaccggcactgtggcgtagcaggttaaagccctggcctgaagtgctggcatcccatatgggcctgttctagtcctggctgctcctcttccgattcagctttctgctatggcctgggaaagcagtagaagatggcccaagtccttgggcccctgcatccacgtgggagacccggaagatgctcctggctcctggcttcggattggcacagctccggttgttgtggccatttggagagtgaaccatcagatggaagacctctctctctgtcttcacctctctctgtaactctgtctttcaaataaatcaaaataaatcttaaaaaaatatagtacttttttattaaaacaataatGATTGTAGAATGTTATTAAATTGTTAGTAAATTATTAGTAAATAATTAACTCTAAAATATTTATGTCAATTAT encodes the following:
- the LOC100356573 gene encoding olfactory receptor 5H8-like; translated protein: MEKKNSTLLAEFVLTGLTFQSQWKIPVFLGFLLIYLLTIMGNLGLIALIWSDPHLHIPMYLFLGSLALVDTWLSSTVTPKILVNLLSKSKIISLSECMIQFFSFAISATTECFLLATMAYDRYVAICKPLLYPVIMDNGLCIRLLVLSFGGGFIHALIHESFLLRLTFCHSNVVYHFYCDIIPLLKISCTDPSVNILMLFIFSGSIQVFTIVTILVSYTFILFAILRKKSEKGLRKAFSTCGSHLLSVCLYYGPLLFMYVRPTSSDTNDQDMIFSLFYTVIIPVLNPIIYSLRNKKVIDSLSKSLKRNV